In a single window of the Rhodamnia argentea isolate NSW1041297 chromosome 2, ASM2092103v1, whole genome shotgun sequence genome:
- the LOC115729392 gene encoding uncharacterized protein LOC115729392 gives MTAGFSSLSPSATDMTASAERGDSLGRRHQDGEPASLGATPANGTETVCLQCGDKGWDVALIYCDDCEKYAIHRYCLKTLPKTFDEHVVWYCEDCEPKVGRPDTNEESCSPLCEEDDLEITELVQHTKELTNIPLERLRKKKGIEKWRREKKKLKLQTEKDEEGGQLSENSTVFTSQIEVEKTKNVRLSQVNENWSSGHCDKAENIGIDLRKNSGDMWNSHEEAEFMTAPKLRKLDYLELFGEDTYVCAQPIIDPIWRGSLKFNKQGINYFGKVVAHVSNIACRKVSEEAKLLPSLLCTELHSRPEVWPKGFKNCGPSDDSIAIYIFPDNKREQEFFDSLVVEMIVNDLALRAVVSNAELLVFTSTKLPLHLWRFQSKFYLWGVFRGKQSSPVSKVDTNMPASEKDPLNAHSPGSPLSISGSDGSSSVY, from the exons ATGACAGCAGGGTTTTCCTCTTTATCGCCATCCGCCACCGACATGACAGCCTCCGCCGAACGCGGCGACTCCCTCGGCCGGCGCCACCAGGACGGAGAACCTGCCTCTCTCGGAGCGACTCCGGCGAACGGAACG GAGACTGTCTGCCTACAGTGCGGGGACAAAGGCTGGGATGTTGCTTTGATCTATTGTGACGACTGTGAAAAATATGCCATTCACCG CTATTGCCTAAAAACCTTGCCTAAAACTTTCGACGAACATGTTGTTTGGTACTGCGAAGATTGTGAACCTAAGGTTGGAAGGCCTGATACTAATGAGGAAAGTTGCTCTCCCCTGTGTGAAGAGGATGACTTAGAGATCACAGAATTGGTTCAACATACAAAGGAATTGACAAATATTCCTCTAGAaagattgaggaagaagaaggggattGAGAAGTggaggagggagaagaagaagctcaaGCTACAAACAGAAAAAGATGAGGAAGGAGGACAGTTGTCTGAGAACAGCACGGTCTTTACTTCACAGATAGAAGTTGAGAAAACCAAAAATGTGCGTCTTAGTCAAGTTAATGAAAATTGGAGCAGCGGCCACTGTGACAAAGCTGAAAATATTGGAATAGATCTGAGAAAAAATTCGGGAGACATGTGGAACTCTCATGAAGAGGCTGAATTCATGACAGCGCCAAAACTACGAAAGCTTGATTATCTGGAGCTATTTGGGGAAGATACTTATGTTTGTGCCCAGCCAATTATTGATCCAATCTGGAG GGGAAGTTTGAAATTCAACAAACAAGGGATCAATTATTTTGGGAAAGTCGTGGCACACGTGTCCAACATAGCATGCCGTAAAGTGAGCGAGGAGGCAAAGTTGTTGCCTTCGTTGCTTTGCACTGAATTGCATTCCAGACCTGAAGTATGGCCAAAAGGCTTCAAGAATTGCGGTCCCAGTGATGATAGTATTGCGATATATATATTCCCCGATAACAAGCG TGAACAAGAATTTTTTGATAGCCTTGTCGTTGAAATGATCGTCAATGATCTTGCCCTGAGAGCTGTGGTTTCCAATGCAGAGCTCCTAGTTTTTACTTCCACAAAGCTGCCCTTGCACCTTTGGA GATTCCagtcaaaattttatttgtggGGGGTTTTCAGGGGTAAGCAATCTTCTCCCGTGTCCAAGGTTGACACGAACATGCCTGCATCAGAGAAAGATCCGTTGAACGCACACAGCCCTGGGAGTCCTCTGAGCATCAGTGGAAGCGACGGTTCAAGCTCTGTGTATTGA